The Candidatus Omnitrophota bacterium genome contains the following window.
AAATAGAAACAATACCTAGATTAATCTTTGTATACAATAAAGCAATGGTACCGAATAGAATGCTTAAACAATATAAAAGAATGACGGTCTTCCTTTCAGATAAACCTAAAGAAACTAAATGATGAGAGGTATGATCTCTGCCTCCCTCCCAAAAAGCCTTACCTCTAACATTTCTCAAGATAATAACAAATAATGTATCAAATATCGGCACTGCAAGGATTAAAAAAGGAACAGCTAAAGTAACTATAACGCTAGAAACATGCTGGCTAGAACCTATTAATGAAATAACAGCTAAACTAAAGCCGAAAAACATACTCCCTGAATCGCCCATATAAATTTTGGCTGGATTAAAATTATAGGGCAAGAAACCCAAAGCACTGGCTGCAAGTATAAGGGCAATAACACCTATGCCATCCTTATTTAACATCAAGGAAGTAACAAATATCATTGACGAGCAGATTGCTGCTGTACCAGCAGCTAGACCATCCATATTGTCTAATAGATTGAATGCATTCGTAATGCCAACAATCCAAAATATTGTCAATACATAAGACAGTAATCGATAATGCGGTAGATCAAAAGAAATTCCAAAAAAGATTATAATGCAACTTGCAATAATCTGACCTAGCAACTTTAGTTGAGGCTTCATGGGTCGAAAATCATCTGTTAGTCCCCAAAAAAAGATAAATACTGCGCCTGAAAGAAAGACCCATGTAGTTTTAGTCAAAGGCATAAAGATAACAATGCCGATAAAAAAAGCCAAGAAGATGCCTACCCCGCCTAGAAGAGCAGTAACCTTTCTGTGAAAACGGTTATCTTTTGGCCTGGACACTAATTTATATTTAATAGCAAAAGAACGCACAAGCCGCGTTAGCATTAACGAAACTCCAAAAACAATCAGAAAGATATAAGTATCTTTTAACAGCAAATCAGTCAACATTCCCTCCAAAAAAATTTCTCTTGGAAAATACTGTATTTAACTACTCTTTTTTGCAATAACAACAATATTCGGAGCAAGATAACCTACTCTATTTAACCTAATTCTATATTCAATCAGAGACAATAAATAGAGTGTGATTCTTGCAAATTGTCTCTTACAATCAAGCATCCAAGGAGTTGGATATTGATAGTAATGCCCCACATAATTATGCCATACAGGAACTTGGATGGGCCTGCCAATACAGACCCTAATTACCTTAAAGCCAAACTTATCAAGCATAAGCTTTAGGGTTTTTTGAGAATAATGAACAACATGTTCGTAGGAATCAAATATATCATAATTCTTTAACCTATTTGTAGTCTTCGCACAATAATATTTAAAAAGATTAAATAGTCCATTAGGGACCTTAATAAAGAGAATACCATCGGGTTTTAATATTCTTTTAACCTCTTCTAGGACCTCACCCGGTTCAGATAAATGCTCAAAAACATCAGTCATCGTTACTACATCGAAGAATGAATTCTTAAATCCAGCATCCTGCAGAAAGGCTGTTTTTACATTCAAGCTGAAATACTTTCTTGCTATCTCAGACAGAGAAGAAGATGGTTCTACGCCATAAAGATTCCAACTCCACCCTTTTGCATTCCTTAAGAAAAATCCCATATTCGTTCCTACATCCAAAAAGTTCCCTGATGGCTTATATTTGTAAATCAACTTTAGATCCTGGATATAATTTTGGTCTCGATGATGCCTGCTCTTGCCTTCAAAAATTAATCTTGCCTCTTTAAAATATTTATCTGCCTCACCCCAGTAAATCTTTTCCGGCTCTTTTAATCTAGGATTCACGTATAAAAGCCCGCAACCCAGGCACTTCACAATAGCCAATGTGCCTCTTTCTTGGTATATCTGTCTATATTTATTAATATTGCAAAATGGACAACAAACAGAAATTACATCTGATTCACTATAAATCTCCTTCTGCCTGCCACCTCTGTCATAATCCATAGTTTGCTTTAGGGTATCTTGGCTCTAACTAAGATTTTTCTTATGATATCTTATGACATCTTCAATAATGCCTTCTAAATTCTTGGTTGGCTTGAAATTAATCAATTTATGGATCTTGTTGATATCCGGAACTCTACGCGGCATATCTTCAAAGCCTTCCTCATAAGCCTCATCATAAGGTATATAAACAAGGCCTGATTTACTCTTTGTAATTTCAATAATTTTTTTTGCTAAGTTTTCGATACTTACTTCTTCTTGGCTGCCCAAATTGAAAACCTCTCCAACAGCCTCTTCCTTTTCCATTAATTTTATCATAGCCTGCACAGCATCTCTAACATGCAGAAAACAACGCGATTGCCTGCCATCACCATATATTGTAATAGGTTCTTCCTTCAATGCCTGTCGTATAAATCTGGGCACAACCATACCGTAGGTTCCAGATTGGCGTGGACCAACAGTATTAAATAGCCTTACAATTATTGTAGGTAAACCCCTAACCTTAAAATAAATATATGAGAGTATTTCATCAACTGCCTTTGAAGTCGAGTAACTCCAGCGGCTCTTTAAGGGCGAACCCAAGATTCTATCATCACCTTCTTTTAGCGGCCCGTTTGCATTTTTACCATAAATCTCTGAAGTAGAAGTAATTAGTAGCTTTCTATTATAGCGACAACTGGCCTCTAAAACAACCTCCGTGCCCTTAATATTCGTAGTCAAAGACTCAAATGGCTTCTTTATAATGAGCTCAACACCAACTGCAGCTGCTAGATGAAATACGGAATCAACTTTTTCAGCTAATTTATCAACTAGCTCTTCGTCTTGAATGCTGCCTCTTACAATCTGAAAATTTTCATTTTTCTCTAAGTGAGAAATATTTTCCATCCTACCCGTAGAAAAATCATCTAAAATAGTCACATGATTATTACGCTTTAATAATACTTCAGCTAAATGCGACCCGATGAAACCAGCACCACCAGTAACTAAATATCTCATTGTTCTTTACTCCTTTCTATATAATAATTCCTCATACAAACCTACAATATCATTAATTAAGCGCGTCTTATTGAATCTCTCTTTAACAAACTCACGGCCTGATTGGCCCAATCGTATCCTTAAACCTTGCTCATCAATAAGTTTTCTTAAGGCGCAGGCAAAAGCATCAACATCATTTGACTCAACCAAAAAACCTCTTTCCTCATTAACTAAGTCCTTAACCCCTCCGACTTTAGTGGCAACTACTGGCCTAGCAGAGGCCATGGCCTCGATTAAACTTACGGGGGTTCCTTCGTTCAAAGATGTCAAGACGACAATATCTAAATTTGAATATAAATCTACTAAATTGTTTTGCCAGCCTATGAATTCTATAAACCTCTCAACTCCTAATTTGCGCGAATTGCTCTTTAAACTTTCTCTCAATTCTCCATCGCCAGCAATAATGAATTTGTAGTCTGTGCCTTGAGGTTTACAATTTGTTAAAAGTTTTATTGCCTTAATGAACATATAATGATTTTTTATTGGGACTAACCTGCCAATAATACCTACATTGACCTGGGAATTATTACGACTTTCAGGGATACTAAATAATTTGTCCAGGTCTAAACCTAATGGAATTACTATTATTTTTTTGAAATCTCCGATTTTCAATTTAATAAGTTCATTTTTGACTTCATTGCTAACAGCAATAATTCTATCTGTAAATCTGGCTAAAATGTGCTCAACCAAAATAAAAATCCGAGTCTTAAATCCTGCAAAATAGCTGTGCAAAACGTGGCCGTGGAAAGTATGAACGAGTCTCGACTTTTTCCTCTTGCGCCTTGGATTCTGTGTAAACTTGTATAAAAGAGCAGCAAGACGTCCCAAGGTGCCTGCTTTAGCAGTATGGGTGTGGATTATATCTGGTTGTTCCTTCTTTATTATTTGAAAAAGTTTATAAAAAGAGATCAAATCATTTCTAAGGCTTATCTTTCGACCAAGTTCAGGTATAATAATTGGCTTTACATCTTTCTCGTTTGCCAGATAAGTCATATCGCCTTCATAACTATCAACAACACCTGATACTAAAACTGAGTCAAACTTATCATTATTAAGACCTTCCGTAAGTAAAATAGTATGTCTGGCTGGTCCGCCGATATTAAGCCTCGCAATTATTCTTAAGACTTTGATTTTTTTAACCATTTCAAAAATGAACTGCTTTGATTGATATTATCAAATTTTGCTTTAGAAAAAAGGCCGGCTATTGCTAACAGTAAAAACGCCAGCCGGATAATCAGGCCAACAAAGCTAATTTGCCGCTTTAGGAGAAATGCTAAAAATATATTTACCGCAATTAAGGAAATAGTAACGATACTACAACTCTTAATTGGAGCGAAGTAAAATATATTTTTAGCTTCTCCTACCAAGCTTATAGTTTTGACACTATTGTAAGAATTAACTATTCTCATCCTGCAAGACCTATAATTATAATTTATGAACTGCAGAATTCTGCTATTATCTAAAACCGCATATCTCCTACCTGAAGGTTCAGTAATCTTTCCTAAAAAGCTATGTTTGAAGCAAGTCTTTAAACAATTCCAAAAGTGGCTTATTATCTTGTGTATCTGACTAGCGTCATAGATCTCTCTCCATATCTGTTTGTTGCGATTTAAAAATAAAGAAAGACGTTTAAATACATATATCGAAATGCTTGTTTCTAAAAAACTTTTCATTCAATATCCTTTTTTTCTAAACCGATTATAGTTCCGTAGAAACTATAGAAATCTGGAGAAAACGTAAAAGTGCTTCCAATTTTCAGCAGCTTATTCTCAAAGAAATAACCAGTATTTTTACGATCGCTTATCACTTCAAGTTGCAAAATTAAATCCCTTTTTCCAGAACCATCTATGACACTCAAAACTTTTCCATCTCCCACAACTTTGGCAATTTGGGTCGGTGTATTTGAAATAATTTTAACTATTTTAACTGCAGGCCTGTTAGCCTCAAGTTCTAACCACTGATTCTTTACAATTTGTATCTGTATATCCCCTTCCTTTACAAGTTTACCTACATCTGGATCTAACTCCTCAACCCTCAACGTTAATAGCACTGTCTCTAAATGTTCTAGGTATTCTATCTTAGGAGTCTCTACAGTAGAAACTCTATGTACAAAATAATATATTGGAATGAGTAATAACAAAAAGGCAGCTACTAAAAAATCTATAATGTTTATCTTTTCAAATAGCCTTCCTTTTTCATCTATAATCTTCATTTTTATCCCTCCATTTTAAATTTCCGCAAAGAAGTTTTCTCTGATACCTTTAAGATCTCCTCCCCACCAAGATCGAATCATGATAAAGCTTTGTGATTTCATTTAATTTTTTACTGCAAAATCAATAATATTACCTCGAACGCTATATAAACTTGTGTTTAATGTAATAGTATTACCTATCAAGATCGGAAAATCTTTATAATAATATTTTTCATTTTTTTTCAAGGCTAGCACATCTACCGATAAAATAAAATCTTTATAAAGTGGATTTTCAACATAGGCAAACTCTTTCCCATCGAATTTCGCTACTGCTACTGTCGAAGTCTTTACATCAAAATAAAGTGGATTTTCAACATAGGCAAACTCTTTCCCATCGAATTTCGCTACTGCTACTGTCGAAGTCTTTACATCAAAAATCGAACGAATTCTGCCTATGGTCTTACCAAAATTATCTTTTTCAATATCTCCTTCTCTTGCTACATTAGCCACCTCTTGAATAATCCCTGAACATTTAATACGCAGTGTCAACCACTTTTCTTCAAAATAGGCAATACCTAATATCGCCTTTGCTTTATATTTATCTGTTACAAACTCAAAATGTGTGTCGCGCCCCACTCTCTTACCTTCAAAATAAAGATTGCCATTATTGTCTACTTGACATCTCATTCTTATCTTTACTGGTATTTGCTTTATCTGCTCATCCTGAACTATTAAAAAATCTCCGCTCTTCGCATTGATATTAATATAGCCGATTTGAGGTTTGCCAATCTCTAAAATCTCAGCTAACACCTCGCCATTTCTATCTAAAACCTTATCCCCAACGCAAACTAATTTAAGTGTATTTTCGTTTAAATCTTTTAGTGTAATATCCAAATACAATGTTCTCTCTTCCAATCCACCTTGTTGCTTGAACATAAAGGTTGCTGTATATTTATCAGTATTAAACTCAAAAAAAGGATTGGAAAATAACCGGCTATTTTTATAATATAGATTGCCATCCAATCTAGTTTCTGCCCTCAGCCTGAGTTTCGCAGAGATCTGTTTTAAGTTTGAATCTTTTATAGTTATCGCCTCTTCCTCACTTAACTTAATCTCATAAAAATAAGGCTTAATCTCCTCTAGACTTATTATCTGGGCTATAGGCTTTCCATCCTTATCAAACTCAGCATCTCCAACTGAAAGACTCTTTGCTACTTCGGGTTCTAACATTACAAACAAACAGTGGAAATCTGCCTCAACGCTTTCGCCCCACATTTTATATTCCTTAGTGTATACCTTGTAAGCAAAATAAGAGATAGGCAAAAGGAAAATCAATAAAAATATTACTGAGAAATCTATAACGTTTATCTTTCCGAATAGCTTTCCCTTTTCATCTAAGATCTTCATCTTCTCTGCTCCTTTTTTTTCAGCAAAAAATTTATTCCATTGGCAGCAAAAATTAATACAAAAGATTCCACGGCCCACCTATGCCTTCCATCTAAATTATAAAGGGCATGTACTAAAGTTAACGTTACTAAAAATAAAACCACTGAAATCGTACCATATTTGATACTTTGAGAAGTTAATCCTGTTGCAAACTTTTGATAAATTCCAAGAATAAAAAATGCCAAGATAAATATCCAGTAAAATTTGTAAATATCAAAATAAACTTTCGGATACTCGAGGCCTTGTGTCGGAGTAAACCACCAGAAATATTTTATTTTTTTAAAATATAAAACCAATGACTCTAAAGGGTGCTGTTTAATAAACTCTAATCCCTGTTTATAAAAATATTCCTTTTGGCCAAATTCATCCATACTTAAAATAGTCTTACGAAATTCTTGCGGAGCAATTTCAAATATAAAATCTCCATTTAAGGTCTTATTTGTTCCGGTTGCATCTTCATTGTAACCTAACCAAAATGCAAGAGCTGAATCATTAGGCGATATTACAACTCTATCAAAGACAATATAATTTCTAACCCACAATGGAAGCAAAACTACTGTTATGCTAATCAATATGAGTGTGATCACCCTGACGCATAACGCTTTATCATCTCGCAGCTTCAAAAAAATGAAAAGCAAAACAACAAATAAGAATGGAGCTATTGTAGAGCGACTAAGTAAGGCCGGTCCAAAAGTTATCCCAAAAAGTAAAGAGAATCTATCTATACTTTTTCTTTCTAAGATTTTTAAAAATAAAAAGAATTGTAGTGTAAAAAGAAAAGTATCCAATGTTAATGAGTGCAATCTTACAGAATAAAAAATCAAACCGGGATGAAAACCAGCCAAGAACAATGACAATAAAGCTACTCTCTGATCAAAAAGTCTAAAAGATATTCTATATACCAAAAATAGAGTAATTAAAGAAATAATGATTTGCAAAATCTTTAAAGCTAGGTAGCTATGATTAGTAAGCGCATACACAAAACTACATAAAAGCGGATACAAGACCATATATGTTGATCTGTAGGGTGTATTATAAAATGTCCAAAATAATCCTTTGCCTTCTAATATATTATTGGCTATCTCTTCATACTCCCAAGTCATAGGAGCAGAGACTGGCTCAACTACGACTAAAGCAAACAGACGCACAATAAGTGCTATGAAAAAAATACTAATCAAAACTTTTCTATTATTATAATCAAATCTCATTGATCAAATCTTTATTTTATGCTGGCGCTTCTTCTGACAATCCTTGATAGCCCCAACAATATAGTCAATTTCTTTCTTTTTCAGATTCGAAGAAGATGGCAGATACATCCCCTTGCGAGATAGCTCTTCGCTAACTGGAAATCTTTCCCTCCTATATAGTTTAAAATATATTGGCTGTAGATGGATTGGGATAAAAAATGTCCTAGTCTCAATGCCTTTTTTAGCCAGACAATATCTTAGATCATCTCGGGTTAGACCAAAATCATCTTCTATCAAAATAGAATACATCCAAAATACGTTTTTTACCTCTTTCTTTTCTATGGGAAGAGTAATTCCCTTAACATTCTTAAGCAATGAACTATAATACTTAGCGTTTCTAATTCGGGCTTTTAGAAGTTTATCGAAGTTTTCAAGTTGAGCCAAACCAATACTAGCCGCAAGACCAGTTAACCTATAATTATAGCCTAAGTATTTATGCCAAAAATGTCTCTCTTTCGAAAAGGCATGATTTTTCAATATTTGAGCCATCTTAACAATTCTAGCATTGTTCGTTGTCAACATGCCCCCTTCTCCAGTGGTTATTATCTTGTTTGCATAGAAACTAAAGCAACCCACATCCCCGATACCGCCTATTCTTCTGCCTTTATATTTAGCGCCGTGTGCCTCAGCAGCATCCTCAATCAAATAGAGTTTATATCTTTTGGCGATTCTTTTAATCTCATCCATTTGTGCAGGATGACCATAGGTATGAACAATTATAATTGCTTTTGTCCTCTTTGTAATCTTTTCCTCGATTTTAGTCGGGTCGATATTGTAAGTTAGCGGTTCAATATCGACTAATATTGGTTTTGCCTCTAAATAGACAACCGCACTCGCCACCGCTATCATAGCAAAAGTAGGGATAATAACCTCATCACCCTTTTTAATACCCAAAGAAGCTAAGGCTAAATGCAATGCCGCTGTACCACTAGTGCAAGAGGTAGCATACTTAACTCCGCAAAGCTTAGCAAATCTATCTTCGAATTCGCGGATATATTTCTTGCCCGCAGAGGAAATCCAATTTGCCTTAATGCATTCTTTTGCATATTTTAATTCCTTATCACTTAAACAAGGCTCGCAGACCGGGATTATTCCAGACATCTTTTTTGAAGCTAATAACTTAGGATCCTTGCGAGGAATTATATCCTTTATTCTTTTTAAATAATATTGGCTAAGCCTTGCTTCTTTCAGCATTTTTCTCTTATTACTTGCGCCAAATCTTTTCCTCAGCGGCAATCTTAGTTTCCCATATCCACTTATTACCCATCTCCTTAAAGTGTTCTATAGTGCTTGCCAAGCCCTCTTTAAGAGATACCTTCGGCCTCCATCCTGTCAGTTTTTGGATCTTAGAATAATTACATTGTAATCTGCTAACATCTAAAGGCCTTAAGCGAGTCTTCTCGATAACAATCTTTGCTTTCTCATATCCCATTAAACGAGTACAAGTTTTTGCCATCGCTTCAACGCTCCAATCCTTTCCTGTCCCGAGATTTACAACTTCACCCTCAGCTTCTCGACATTTCATCAATGCTATGGCACCCTGTGCAGCATCAAGGACATAGGTCAAATCTCTCCTTGCTGTTATATTACCTAATTTTAATTCAGGGCCCTTAGCTAACTGAGTTATTATTTCAGGGATAATGTAAGGCTGAGTCTCTCTTGGTCCGTAGACATTAAATTGCCTTAAAATAATTACAGGAATACCTTGTTCATGATGTAAGGTATAACATAGTCTGTCGGCAGCTAATTTACTTACAGCATATGTAGAAAGAGGCCTTGTAGGATGATCCTCATCCATGGGGATATATTGAGCTGTTCCGTAAACTTCAGAGGTCGAATACTGTAATATCCTTTTTACTTTAGCATCCCTACAAGCCAACAAGACATTTAATGCACCATTAGCGTTAACCTCAAAGAATTTCTGAGGTCGATAATAACAATGTGGGATATAAGGTTCAGCAGCTAAATTAAAGACATATTCTATTCTTTTCGCTTTCAAAATTCTAGTTAATCCTTTATCTAAAATATCTCCTTTAATAATATCTATGGGACTTCCCAGATCTTGAAGATTGGATATATCTCCACTTAAGAAGTTATCATAAACTATTACCTTGGCCTTCTCTTTCAAAAGCTCTCTGACTATACTTGAGCCAATGAATCCTGCTCCACCAGTTACTAATACATTTCTATTCTTAAAATTCATGACTTAATTATAAAAAATAGTTAAAAATTAATTTTTGCGAAATTTCAATCGTAACGTCAGCAATATATATTTCCAACCTTTACTAATATAGTCCATCATGTTACTGCCTGTTTTTGAAATCCCGCTTCTTCTTGGTGCGCAATAATATGGAATCTCGATAATCTTATAGCCATATTGACGTGCCTTAAAGATAAAATCGATAAAATATTCGCCATAATATCCTTGGAATTTTATTTTTTCAAAAATCTCCCTCCTTGCTACAACAAATCCACTTGTATAGTCTTTAAAAGAACTTCCTAAAAGAAAGGATATAGAAGAATTCATTGCTCGGCTTAAAATCACTGCTATCCAGGAATCAACTGGCCCCCTTATATCCTTACCACCTTTAATGAACCGAGAGCCTACACAGATATCATAACCCTCATGTACCTTATTAATTAATTCAACAAGCTTAAACGGAGGCATTGAAAAATCACAATCCATCCACGCCACAAGATTGCCTTTTGCAGCTTGAATCCCTGTCCATATTGCAGATGCCAATCCTTTCTGATTTACCCTGCGAATTACCTTAACATTATCATTAGCATCAAAATAATTCTGCGCTATCTCCCAAGTCCTATCTGGAGAATCATCATCAACTACAATAAATTCAGGACTAACGCCAATATTATTTTTAATATAAAGTTCTATCTCGCAAATAAGATCAGTTATATTTTCTGCTTCGTTGTAAGTAGGTAAAATTATGGAGATACTTTCATTGTTATTCTTTCCCATCTTCACTCCAATAATAACCGCAATCTTCTCGAGCAACTCCTGACATACTTTTATCTTTAGGGTCTATAGGATAGACCTTGCAGAAAAAAGGCTGCCTCTCATAGACTTGGCATCTTCCACCTTTAAAATGTCTACACCATGACTTATTTAGAAGGCAACAGCGGCCGCATTTTTTGCATTCTCCTTTGCGCATCGATAAAGAATTATTCACATAGCGTGGCCGGAAAAGAACAAGAAAACGGCGTCGAAATCCAGAACGCAAAACAACTAAAAAATTAACTTTTTTATTTGAGTCTACCATAATTAAACAAATGCAACTAAATTTCCAGAATGTATTATTTATAATTGTTTCTATAAATTATATATAGCAAAAAATCCCCTTATCTGCCCTTTTAACTCCGTAAAGGATCTTATGGATACTAACCTTTTCAAAATGTAAGATGATCGAAGGTAGAATGCCCTATTGGCAAAATCTAAAAATTCTTTAAATTCTTCCTTAGTCATGGATTCTGGAGTAAACATTATTGCAGAATGATCTAGGATACTGCAACCTTTGCTAAAATCAAATTCATAGCCTCTCTTTAGGAGTGTCAGGTAAAGCTCTGTTCCAGGCAGAGGAACAAACTTATTAAAATGTGCATAATCGAGCCTTAACTTAATAGCGAAATCTAAAGTGCGCCTTAAGCTCTCCATAGTTTCTCCTGGGGTGCCAACAATAAAATCGGCGCGGACACTCAATCCAGCTCTATGGGCCAACTTAACTGCTCTCTCATTTTGCTCAACAGTATTTCCTTTATTAAGTGCTTTCAACATCCTCGCATCGCCAGATTCCAAACCATATAGAACTTGCCAACAACCAGCCTGCTTCATTGCTTTTAGTAAACCTTCGGAAATCGCAGTTACTTTAGTCAGACAAGTCCAGGGTATCTTAATTTTCTTCTCTTTGAACTTTGCACATATTTCTAAGACCCTTTTCTCATTTAAGGTAAAGGTGTCATCAAAAAATCTTAATTCTCTGGCACCAAATTTAAATATTAACTCTTCTATCTCTGCGATTATATTATCTGGGGTACGCTCTCTATAGCTACTGCCAAATACACCGCGGTCGCAGAAAGTGCATCTTGAAGGACATCCTCTTGTAGTTATTAGTACGCCTAAAGGTAATCTTCTATATGAGGCTGGCGTGGGTTTATAAGCTTCAAGCGGCGGCAATAAGTGCCTAGCTGGAAAAGATAAAGAATCTAAATCTGTTACGAATTCTCTAGGCCTGGTTTCTATTACCTTACCATTTTCTTTATATACAATCCCATTTATGTCTCTAAGATCAGTGAGTCCCTTATTTTGAATTCTCTTTATTAGCTCTAAAAAAGTAACCTCGCCCTCTCTCATAACTCCAACATCAAAATAAGGGCATTCCATCGTCTCTTTTGACATAGCAGTAAGATGAGGCCCGCCTACAACAATTATTGCGTCTGGCAATGACACTTTAATATTCTCAGCCACTTTCTTTACGCTCTCAAAAACCGGAGTTGTACCAGTAATGCCAATTACATCTGGCCTCTCTCGCATCAATAGTCCAATCAATTCTGAATGCGAAATTCTAATACTGCAATCAATTATCTTAACATCATAGCCCTCCTCCTCCAGAGTAGCTGCCAAATAAGCAAGACCCAATGAAGGGATAACATTAACCACTGACTTCATGCTCCTTGTTTTGCCAACCAAATCGTCTGTGGTAATCGGCGGCTCTATAAGGGTAATCTTCATTCCCATTTATCTTGCCTTAAGCTAAATATAGCCTTGAAAATAATAGTAAATTATTCCTAGATACTCATGCAAAATGCCTTTTAGCTGCTGAAGGCTTATCTGTTTTAGAACTTTTTTGCCTTCCTGATTAATGCCATGACTATAGAACAGACTCTTGGTTATTGGTGTATATAGTACTTCTGTGTCTGGTGCATTTTTTCTAAATACCAGTGAAACGCGGCGCATATGATAGGGAGAACTGATTAAAAGAATTTCCTTCCAGTCATTTCTTTCTAGAATCTCTCCTGTAAACAATACATTCTCATATGTATTTTTTGCTTTATCTTCTAAGATTATGCGTCCTTCTGGCATACCCAAGGATACAGCTAAGGCCTTCATGACCTGTGGTTCATGAAATATATAGGTATAACCTGAAGAAAATATCAAATGATTAGCATATCCTTTTCTGTATAATCTGACTGCATGCTGAACCCGCTCTTGATATCCCTGTCCAGCCATTCCTGATTCTCCCACGCCACCAGCAAAAACAACTATAGCGTCAGCCTTCTGGAAGGCATCAGAAATCATCAATGGCCTTGCGCAAAACCAAACTAAAGGAGTGTAAAATATAAATAGATAAGTAAACAAGATAGCAAGGCCTAAACTTAGAGCCCTTTTTCGTGCTGTCTTATAAAATGTAAGCAGGCTCCTCTGCCAATCAACTGAAGTCTTGAGTCCTTTCTTTAAAATATCTTCTAGTAAATTACTCATCTGGGCTATCCTTTGAGTCCAACTATTCTTGCTGGCAGAGGTT
Protein-coding sequences here:
- a CDS encoding class I SAM-dependent methyltransferase, whose amino-acid sequence is MDYDRGGRQKEIYSESDVISVCCPFCNINKYRQIYQERGTLAIVKCLGCGLLYVNPRLKEPEKIYWGEADKYFKEARLIFEGKSRHHRDQNYIQDLKLIYKYKPSGNFLDVGTNMGFFLRNAKGWSWNLYGVEPSSSLSEIARKYFSLNVKTAFLQDAGFKNSFFDVVTMTDVFEHLSEPGEVLEEVKRILKPDGILFIKVPNGLFNLFKYYCAKTTNRLKNYDIFDSYEHVVHYSQKTLKLMLDKFGFKVIRVCIGRPIQVPVWHNYVGHYYQYPTPWMLDCKRQFARITLYLLSLIEYRIRLNRVGYLAPNIVVIAKKSS
- a CDS encoding GDP-mannose 4,6-dehydratase, whose product is MRYLVTGGAGFIGSHLAEVLLKRNNHVTILDDFSTGRMENISHLEKNENFQIVRGSIQDEELVDKLAEKVDSVFHLAAAVGVELIIKKPFESLTTNIKGTEVVLEASCRYNRKLLITSTSEIYGKNANGPLKEGDDRILGSPLKSRWSYSTSKAVDEILSYIYFKVRGLPTIIVRLFNTVGPRQSGTYGMVVPRFIRQALKEEPITIYGDGRQSRCFLHVRDAVQAMIKLMEKEEAVGEVFNLGSQEEVSIENLAKKIIEITKSKSGLVYIPYDEAYEEGFEDMPRRVPDINKIHKLINFKPTKNLEGIIEDVIRYHKKNLS
- a CDS encoding glycosyltransferase family 4 protein yields the protein MVKKIKVLRIIARLNIGGPARHTILLTEGLNNDKFDSVLVSGVVDSYEGDMTYLANEKDVKPIIIPELGRKISLRNDLISFYKLFQIIKKEQPDIIHTHTAKAGTLGRLAALLYKFTQNPRRKRKKSRLVHTFHGHVLHSYFAGFKTRIFILVEHILARFTDRIIAVSNEVKNELIKLKIGDFKKIIVIPLGLDLDKLFSIPESRNNSQVNVGIIGRLVPIKNHYMFIKAIKLLTNCKPQGTDYKFIIAGDGELRESLKSNSRKLGVERFIEFIGWQNNLVDLYSNLDIVVLTSLNEGTPVSLIEAMASARPVVATKVGGVKDLVNEERGFLVESNDVDAFACALRKLIDEQGLRIRLGQSGREFVKERFNKTRLINDIVGLYEELLYRKE
- a CDS encoding DUF4330 domain-containing protein, with translation MKIIDEKGRLFEKINIIDFLVAAFLLLLIPIYYFVHRVSTVETPKIEYLEHLETVLLTLRVEELDPDVGKLVKEGDIQIQIVKNQWLELEANRPAVKIVKIISNTPTQIAKVVGDGKVLSVIDGSGKRDLILQLEVISDRKNTGYFFENKLLKIGSTFTFSPDFYSFYGTIIGLEKKDIE
- a CDS encoding DUF4330 domain-containing protein, which produces MKILDEKGKLFGKINVIDFSVIFLLIFLLPISYFAYKVYTKEYKMWGESVEADFHCLFVMLEPEVAKSLSVGDAEFDKDGKPIAQIISLEEIKPYFYEIKLSEEEAITIKDSNLKQISAKLRLRAETRLDGNLYYKNSRLFSNPFFEFNTDKYTATFMFKQQGGLEERTLYLDITLKDLNENTLKLVCVGDKVLDRNGEVLAEILEIGKPQIGYININAKSGDFLIVQDEQIKQIPVKIRMRCQVDNNGNLYFEGKRVGRDTHFEFVTDKYKAKAILGIAYFEEKWLTLRIKCSGIIQEVANVAREGDIEKDNFGKTIGRIRSIFDVKTSTVAVAKFDGKEFAYVENPLYFDVKTSTVAVAKFDGKEFAYVENPLYKDFILSVDVLALKKNEKYYYKDFPILIGNTITLNTSLYSVRGNIIDFAVKN
- a CDS encoding glycosyltransferase family 39 protein — protein: MRFDYNNRKVLISIFFIALIVRLFALVVVEPVSAPMTWEYEEIANNILEGKGLFWTFYNTPYRSTYMVLYPLLCSFVYALTNHSYLALKILQIIISLITLFLVYRISFRLFDQRVALLSLFLAGFHPGLIFYSVRLHSLTLDTFLFTLQFFLFLKILERKSIDRFSLLFGITFGPALLSRSTIAPFLFVVLLFIFLKLRDDKALCVRVITLILISITVVLLPLWVRNYIVFDRVVISPNDSALAFWLGYNEDATGTNKTLNGDFIFEIAPQEFRKTILSMDEFGQKEYFYKQGLEFIKQHPLESLVLYFKKIKYFWWFTPTQGLEYPKVYFDIYKFYWIFILAFFILGIYQKFATGLTSQSIKYGTISVVLFLVTLTLVHALYNLDGRHRWAVESFVLIFAANGINFLLKKKEQRR